The Paenibacillus swuensis genome contains the following window.
GTGTTACCGTTCCGACATCCGCCACACTGACATCATCATACTTGCGATGCATTTCCCGCTGAGCGAACGAAGCGTACACTTCCGTCGCCTCACCCGCCACATACCGCATCAAATCAACCAAATGAGTCGTTTGCTCCACAAATTGTCCGCCCGAGAGTTCCTGCTTGGGCCACCAGGCATTATTAACAAACGAGCCCATCCAAGCTCCTGTAACCATGCCTAATCCTGACTGTTCAATGGATTCTCGCATCTGCTTCACGGTTTCCCGATACCTCAAATGATATCCTACGGAAGTGATGACCGGTCGCAGCTTTAGTTGTTCAACGATGGACCGAGGCGTTTCAATTCCGGTATGCAAAGGCTTCTCCACCAGAAAAGGGATGCCGCGTTCAATCAATAGAGATTCCATATCGCCATGCGCATAAGGCGGTACACACAGATAGACCGCATCCAGCTTTTCGGCATCCAACATGTCCAGGAACGAATCGTAGGTGCGCATACCTGAGAATTGTGCCGCGAACGCCTCAGCTTTCGCTGCGGAGGTACCGCATACCGCTGCAACGGAAACGCCGTCCATCTTCGAAAGAATTTCAGCATGCACCTTACCGAACCAACCCGTTCCAGCCAATCCTACCTTCATGCTCATAACTATATCCCCCCATATTAAACCTGTTAATTACAAATGAATTCCATGGTTAAGAGTATAGTATATTTACGACGGCTCTTAAAGCGAAACTTATTTCACTAAATCCCCATTTCTTCGCTAACCCTTCACCGCACCAAGCGGTCATACAGAAAATCGGCGATATGTAAGGCCTCCATTTGGCCGCTGCAGCCATGCTTCTCAATCCCGAGCTTCATTTGCAGATGGCAGCCCGGGTTGCTGGTGACCACATACCTGACGCCGGCCGCGTTCACGTTCTCCATCTTATGCTCCAGGATTTGATTCGACATCTCCGGCTGGGTCATGTTATAGATGCCTGCCGAACCGCAGCAGGAGCCGGCATCCTTCATTTCTACATAAGCGCCGCCGGCTGCTTGCTGCAACAGCTGACGCGGCGCTTGTCCGCCTTTCATGACGTTGCGCAGGTGGCAGGAATCCTGATAGGTGACACGAGCCGTCCCTTGGTCTTGCGGTAAAGCCGCGTATTGCAGCGGCCGCCCCTTTTCCGCCAGGATTGTGCTGATATCTTTCACCCGTTTGGCGAACCAGATCGCCTGATCATGCCATTCCGGCTCCTCATGAAGCAGGTGGTCGTATTCCACCAGAATCGCCCCGCAGCCTCCCGCATTCGAGACGATGAAATCCACACCGGCCTCCTGAAATGCACGAATGTTGTGCTTGGCCAGTTCCTTCGCCTGCTCCTTCTCCCCGCTGTGCGCATGGAGAGCGCCGCAGCAGTTCTGGGCTTCGGGAATAACGACATCGAAACCCGCTTCGGACAACAACTCCACTGTTTTCCGGTTCGTTTCCGTGAACATCACATCCATTAAACAGCCCCGGAACATACCAACCGTTCCATGCTTCTCTCCTTTGGCAGCAACCCGCGTCCCCATTATTTCGACAATTCCTTTGCCCGAAGCGTCGGGCAGGATTCTCTCCATGGAAGCGAGCTGACTGGAAAACATCCCGACCGCATTGGTCTTCCGAATCAACGTCTGGACGCCCGATTTCTTATACACGTTCATTGCCGCACCCAGCAGGCGCATCCGGTGTTGATGGGGGAACAGCTGTTTGAACACAGCTTTTCGCACGCCTTTCACCCACCAGCGGTGCTGCGTCGTATGCAGCTCCACCGCCTCGCGGGCCTGTTCGATCAGCTGGCCGTACTTGACGTCCGCCGGACAGGCCGGTTCGCATGCACGGCAGCCCAGGCAGTGATTCATCTGCTCTTCGAACATGACGTTCGGCTCCATCAGACCGTCCACCGCCGCCTTCATCAGCGAAATCCGCCCGCGCGGCGACTCAGCCTCCACTCCCGTTTCTTTGAAGGTCGGGCAGGCGGGCAGGCAGAACCCGCACCGCATGCAGTTGGTCAGCTGCTCGTAATCGAGCTTAGCCTGCAGAGTCTCCCGAAGTGCCGCCGTTCCTCCTTTAGCCACGCTCAATCACCACCCTGCGCCTGGACTCTTTCGCAAACATTTTGCCCGGATTCAGCAGATTGTGCGGGTCGAACGCCTCTTTAATGGCCTCCATCACTTGAATGCCGGGACCGCCCACTTTCCATTCCAGGTAAGGAGCCTTCACCATGCCTACACCATGCTCACCCGTAATCGTACCGCCCAGCCGGATTGCGGCTTCGAAAATATCCTCAAAAGCCGCCTCCACCCGGTGTACCTCTTCCAGATCCCTCGCATCGGTCGTGGCTGTCGGATGCAGGTTTCCGTCGCCCGCATGGCCGAACGTACAAATCTGTACGTTGTGCTTTTCAGCGATCCGGTTGATCTCCAGCACCATCTCGGCGATTTTGGAGCGCGGCACCGTTGCATCCTCCAGTATCGTAGTTGGACGCAGCCTGGCCAGTGCCGTAAACGCGCTCCGTCTTGCCGTCAGCAGCTTAAGCGCTTCCTCCGGCGTCTCCGCGATGCTGATCCTTGCAGCCTGTTCTTCCCGGCAAATCCCGGAAATCTTCGCGATATCCCGCTCGACCATTTCCGGTTCGCCGTCCTGCTCGATCAGCAGGATAGCCGCCATATCCAGCGGCAGTCCGAGCTTCGCGAAATCATCCACGACCCGGATCGTCGGATTGTCCATAATCTCCAGCGTCGCCGGAATGATCCGGTTTTCGATAATGCTGGATACCGTCCGGGCGGCTCCGTAAATGTCCGTGTACATGGCGAGCATCGTCTTTTTGGCCTTAGGAGGGGGAATCAGCTTTAACGTCGCTTCGGTAATGACCGCCAATGTCCCTTCGGAGCCTATTAACAGCTTTGTCAGGTCATAGCCCGCCACATCCTTCATCAGCTTCCCGCCCGTCCGCAGAATCTGCCCATCAGCGAGCACGCACTCCAGCCCCAGCACGTAATCTTTGGTCGTTCCGTATTTCAAGCCGCGGAGTCCGCCGGAGCATTCCGCGATATTTCCGCCGATTGTGGAGATCGCCATACTGCTAGGATCCGGAGGGTAGAACAGCCCTAGCCCCTCGATATGCTCAATAAACTGCTTTGTGATGATTCCCGGCTGAACGGTGGCAGTTAAATTCTGCGTATCCACTTCCACAATCGCATTCATCCGGTGCATCACCATCACGACACCGCCGTGAACAGGCACCGTGCCGCCGCATAAATTCGTTCCTGACCCCCGGCTGACGAGCGGAATCCGGTGCTCGTGAAGCACTTTCATGATAGCGGATACCTCAGCCGTATTCCGGGGATAGATTACCCCGTCAGGCAGCGACTGCAGCATGGGCGTCCCGTCGTAAGAATGCGTCACCAGCGACTGCGCATCGTCTTTGAAATAAGCATCGCCCACGATCCCGCGGAGCAAATGTTTCACATTACTGTCCATCTTGGTCCTTCTCCTTTATGCCAAAGGTTCCTGCTGCAACTCCTACCACGGCAAAGCCAGCTTTCCCATCACCGTCGGCCGTTGCGCCCCTGTCGCGGAGGTCAGGTTGTTAGGCACACCTTGAATATAATGATCCGCAAAGATAGCGAAAGCGACCGCTTCCTTCCCATCCGCACTTATGCCCGCCTGATCCGAGGTCATCACCCTCAGCTCGGGGAGCTCGTCGGCCAGCATGTTCATCAACGTTTCGTTATGAGCGCCTCCGCCGGAAACCAGCACTTCCTCAATCCTTGTATCAGGCAAAATAAAGTCGCGGTAACTCCGGGCAATCGTTCGTGCCGTAAAAGCAGTAAATGTAGCCATGATATCGGCCGCAGGCAAACTGTCCGAAAGCGCACGCAGGATCCACCCGGATGCGTAATCCTTGCCGAACTCCTCACGGCCGGTCGTTTTTACAGGATGCTTGGACAGGTATGGATGCTCCATCATTTCAGCCAGCAGACGTTCGTCCACTCGGCCTTCGGATGCCCACGCGCCTCCCTGGTCATAGGCCAGCTGTCCCCCGCTTAACTCATAGGCCGCCTGATCAATGATCATATTGCCAGGTCCCGTGTCAAAAGCGATCATTCGCTCCGGACCGGCGCCTGCCGGGATCGACGCGCAATTGCTGATGCCGCCTATATTTTGCAGTATTCTGCCCTTGTCCTTGTGCCGGAACATAATGTAATCGGCATACGGCGTAAGCGGGGCCCCCTGACCGCCGACCGCCATATCCGCCGGGCGGAAATCCCCCACGGTCAGCACCCCTGTCGCCTTGGCCAGCACAGACAAATCCCCGATTTGCAGCGTGGATTTCGGACGGAAGGAATCCTGCGGGTCCGCGTACGGCATATGCCAGATCGTCTGCCCGTGCGAGCTGACCAGATCAATATCAGCCATGGACAGTCCCGCCTGCCGGACAGCCTCTTTCACCGCATTCGCCCAATTTTGAGCCAAGTAAAAACTCATCCCGCTGATCGCAGGTGAGCTGGAATGCTGCTCCGAGCACAGTTCTTTCAACTTCTCCCGGAGCTCTTCTGTGTAAGGAAGAGACAAGAAATGAAGCAATTCCACTCTGGAGTCAATGCCTTGCCCTTCGATGCGGACTACAGCGGC
Protein-coding sequences here:
- a CDS encoding Gfo/Idh/MocA family protein, whose amino-acid sequence is MSMKVGLAGTGWFGKVHAEILSKMDGVSVAAVCGTSAAKAEAFAAQFSGMRTYDSFLDMLDAEKLDAVYLCVPPYAHGDMESLLIERGIPFLVEKPLHTGIETPRSIVEQLKLRPVITSVGYHLRYRETVKQMRESIEQSGLGMVTGAWMGSFVNNAWWPKQELSGGQFVEQTTHLVDLMRYVAGEATEVYASFAQREMHRKYDDVSVADVGTVTLKLASGAIANLSNTCILPDGMFDTGLKFYTADGVLDWTMSELKTITSGNDVQVSKDEANPYELENEIFIHAVRTGDPSGICSSYEDALRSQEITVAATESARTGKPIQI
- a CDS encoding FAD-linked oxidase C-terminal domain-containing protein codes for the protein MDSNVKHLLRGIVGDAYFKDDAQSLVTHSYDGTPMLQSLPDGVIYPRNTAEVSAIMKVLHEHRIPLVSRGSGTNLCGGTVPVHGGVVMVMHRMNAIVEVDTQNLTATVQPGIITKQFIEHIEGLGLFYPPDPSSMAISTIGGNIAECSGGLRGLKYGTTKDYVLGLECVLADGQILRTGGKLMKDVAGYDLTKLLIGSEGTLAVITEATLKLIPPPKAKKTMLAMYTDIYGAARTVSSIIENRIIPATLEIMDNPTIRVVDDFAKLGLPLDMAAILLIEQDGEPEMVERDIAKISGICREEQAARISIAETPEEALKLLTARRSAFTALARLRPTTILEDATVPRSKIAEMVLEINRIAEKHNVQICTFGHAGDGNLHPTATTDARDLEEVHRVEAAFEDIFEAAIRLGGTITGEHGVGMVKAPYLEWKVGGPGIQVMEAIKEAFDPHNLLNPGKMFAKESRRRVVIERG
- a CDS encoding (Fe-S)-binding protein, with amino-acid sequence MRCGFCLPACPTFKETGVEAESPRGRISLMKAAVDGLMEPNVMFEEQMNHCLGCRACEPACPADVKYGQLIEQAREAVELHTTQHRWWVKGVRKAVFKQLFPHQHRMRLLGAAMNVYKKSGVQTLIRKTNAVGMFSSQLASMERILPDASGKGIVEIMGTRVAAKGEKHGTVGMFRGCLMDVMFTETNRKTVELLSEAGFDVVIPEAQNCCGALHAHSGEKEQAKELAKHNIRAFQEAGVDFIVSNAGGCGAILVEYDHLLHEEPEWHDQAIWFAKRVKDISTILAEKGRPLQYAALPQDQGTARVTYQDSCHLRNVMKGGQAPRQLLQQAAGGAYVEMKDAGSCCGSAGIYNMTQPEMSNQILEHKMENVNAAGVRYVVTSNPGCHLQMKLGIEKHGCSGQMEALHIADFLYDRLVR
- a CDS encoding anhydro-N-acetylmuramic acid kinase — encoded protein: MSGTSLDGIDAAVVRIEGQGIDSRVELLHFLSLPYTEELREKLKELCSEQHSSSPAISGMSFYLAQNWANAVKEAVRQAGLSMADIDLVSSHGQTIWHMPYADPQDSFRPKSTLQIGDLSVLAKATGVLTVGDFRPADMAVGGQGAPLTPYADYIMFRHKDKGRILQNIGGISNCASIPAGAGPERMIAFDTGPGNMIIDQAAYELSGGQLAYDQGGAWASEGRVDERLLAEMMEHPYLSKHPVKTTGREEFGKDYASGWILRALSDSLPAADIMATFTAFTARTIARSYRDFILPDTRIEEVLVSGGGAHNETLMNMLADELPELRVMTSDQAGISADGKEAVAFAIFADHYIQGVPNNLTSATGAQRPTVMGKLALPW